The following is a genomic window from Serratia ficaria.
CGCGCAGCTATCAGGAGAGCCAGAATGAGTTCACCGACAGCGTTTTCATGCGGGTGATTAAGGAAAGTTTGTGGCAGGAGCTGGCGGACATCACCGACAAAACCCAGCTGGAATGGCGTGAGGTGTTCAAGGACGTCAGCCACCACGGGGTTTACCACAGCGGCGAGGTGGTCGGGCTGGGCAATCTGGTGTGTGAGCAGTGCCATCATCATCTGGCGTTCTACACGCCGGAAGTGCTGCCGCGCTGCCCGAAATGCGGCCATGACCAGTTCCAGCGCCGGCCGTTCGAGCCCTGATTGTTTTACCCCCGCGCCCGACGGCGTGGGGAGCCATCGTCATTAACCGAACAATTTTTTCAGCAGATTGCTCAGGAAACCGCCGCTGGCCGGTGCGGCAGGCGCCGTGGCCTGAGGGGCCGCCAATACCGCTGCTGCCGGCACCTTTTGCGCGACGGCGTTGCGGCTGTCCTGCGCCGCTTTCTCCGCCGCTTCCGGTCCGTAGGCAAAGCCTTCGGCCAGCACGAACTCGACGTCGGTGATGCCGATAAAGCCCAGGAACAGCTTCAGATAAGGCGTGATCAGATCGGTCGGCGTACCGGCGTGGACGCCGCCGCGGCTGGAGATGACGATCGCCTTCTTGCCGGTCACCAGGCCTTCCGCGCCCGCCGAGGTATAGCGGAAGGTTTGGCCGGCGCGCGCCACCAGATCGAAATAGATTTTCAACTGGGTGGGAATATTGAAGTTGTACATCGGCGCGCTGATGATGATGGTGTCATGCGCTTTCAGTTCGGCAATCAGCTCGTCGGACAGCGCCAGAGTGCTTTGCTGGCGCGGCGTCAGGGGGGTATCGCCGGCGTTAAAGCCGCCAATCACTTCGCCATCCAGCTCCGGCAGCGTTGGGTTGGCCAGATCGCGCACCGTAAAGCCGTCTGCCGGGCGGGCTTCACGCCATTGTTCAACAAAAAAATCGACTAATTTTCCAGACTGGGAATAATCACCCAGGATACTCGATTTCAGGACCAGTATGCGACTCATTGGGTTATCTCCAGGCTAATGCTAAGCTGTAGCGTTCAATCTCGTTTAGCCGCATATTAGAGACAAGCCTGGGGCAGTGATAGCGCAAAAATTCGCTGAGTTAAATCAAAAAAATTGAATGTTGGGGCGCCGGGCGCGCCCCGGCGATCAATAGCGTGCGACGCGTTCGGTCAGCAGCGCGATAAAGCCTTCGCGGTCGATGCCGGTCAGCACTTCCACGTTGGCCGGTTTGCCGCTCTGTTGGAAGTAATCCACCACCGTCATGCCGAGGGTATACTCCCCCTTGGTTTCTACGCCGACCCAGCGCTCTACGCTGGTGAACAGCTGTGGCGCCAGCAGCCAGGCGATGGTGCAGGGATCGTGCATCGCCGCGCCGGGCAGGCCGCGCGGGTGGCTGAGGTACAGCGGCAGGTAGAAGTCGAGCATCTCGGCCACCGCCTGCGCCACCGGATTGTCGATTTGGCGGATGCGTTCGATATCCTGCGGCAGCACCAGCGCCTGGTGGGTGACGTTGAGCCCGGCCATGGTCAGCGGCACGCCGGACTTCAGCACCATTTCCGCTGCTTCCGGGTCGACGAAGATATTGAATTCCGCCACCGGCGTG
Proteins encoded in this region:
- a CDS encoding zinc ribbon-containing protein; its protein translation is MNKVAQYYRELVASLTERLKNGERDIDELVASAEHRLNEVGELTREEVQQVTQAVRRDLEEFARSYQESQNEFTDSVFMRVIKESLWQELADITDKTQLEWREVFKDVSHHGVYHSGEVVGLGNLVCEQCHHHLAFYTPEVLPRCPKCGHDQFQRRPFEP
- a CDS encoding FMN-dependent NADH-azoreductase — its product is MSRILVLKSSILGDYSQSGKLVDFFVEQWREARPADGFTVRDLANPTLPELDGEVIGGFNAGDTPLTPRQQSTLALSDELIAELKAHDTIIISAPMYNFNIPTQLKIYFDLVARAGQTFRYTSAGAEGLVTGKKAIVISSRGGVHAGTPTDLITPYLKLFLGFIGITDVEFVLAEGFAYGPEAAEKAAQDSRNAVAQKVPAAAVLAAPQATAPAAPASGGFLSNLLKKLFG